The following coding sequences are from one Sphingomonadaceae bacterium OTU29LAMAA1 window:
- a CDS encoding DNA polymerase Y family protein: MTRVASLYLPHLAIERLRRLERPRALPEPQRAPQLPVDDDPGACSVPRGGGWRPGARWAQDNGARAAIEEQAAGLPLHQQPTMRELGRRSEAAEHPFKQSPAITGARIAAHIPAPIENVVPLILAEQTGQRHVITSACPAAASLGLTPGMAVTQARALVPDLDIRPADVAADRAVLDGLALHAVRHWTPTASPSGADGLWIELTGAAHLHGGEERFCRRLIRFCRRFGYTARVAVAGTPGAAHALARFGRAVISMVPNGGEAQALAGLPPAALRLTPEALTAAARFGLDRIADLLPLPRGPMSRRLGLASVRRLDEALGRVPEPIVPVVPEETPMARRRLLEPIGTAEAIEQVIRDLLTDMILLLQEKGAGARTLLLILERIDGSEQRLAIGTSRPTRDAAHLARLFHLRIEKIDPGDGIETMRLAATRTDPLGATALAASLAGDDAPPDVATLVDQIAGRVGDHALFTAAPVESDVPERAVRRDAPLAAPTGWPAWRRPVRLLRRPEPIVGVLALLPDAPPRRFTWRGQVHAVVAGDGPERIHGEWWRRDGEIWAVRDYFRVEDDTGARFWLFRRGDGVDGATGDLSWYLHGLFG; this comes from the coding sequence ATGACACGGGTCGCCTCGCTCTACCTGCCGCACCTCGCCATCGAGCGATTGCGCCGGTTAGAGCGACCGCGCGCGCTGCCTGAACCGCAGCGGGCACCACAGCTTCCGGTCGATGACGACCCAGGCGCCTGCTCGGTGCCGCGGGGCGGCGGTTGGCGTCCTGGCGCGCGCTGGGCGCAAGACAACGGCGCACGCGCTGCGATCGAGGAGCAGGCAGCGGGGCTACCGCTACACCAGCAGCCGACCATGCGGGAACTCGGCCGGCGTTCGGAAGCAGCAGAGCATCCGTTCAAGCAGTCGCCAGCTATTACTGGTGCGCGCATAGCAGCACACATCCCGGCACCGATCGAGAACGTAGTGCCGCTGATCCTTGCGGAGCAGACCGGGCAGCGGCACGTGATCACGTCCGCCTGTCCTGCCGCGGCGTCGCTCGGCCTCACACCCGGCATGGCGGTGACACAGGCGCGTGCTCTGGTGCCAGACCTGGACATTCGGCCTGCTGACGTCGCTGCGGACCGGGCGGTGCTCGACGGCCTGGCGCTGCATGCGGTGCGACACTGGACACCGACCGCATCGCCAAGTGGTGCGGACGGGCTCTGGATCGAATTGACCGGCGCTGCGCATCTCCACGGTGGTGAAGAGCGGTTCTGCCGTCGCCTGATCCGCTTCTGCCGACGCTTCGGTTATACCGCTCGGGTCGCGGTCGCAGGAACGCCGGGAGCGGCGCATGCGCTGGCTCGGTTCGGGCGGGCCGTCATCAGCATGGTCCCGAACGGGGGCGAAGCGCAGGCACTCGCCGGCCTGCCACCCGCCGCGCTGCGCCTGACGCCGGAGGCGCTGACCGCTGCCGCGCGCTTTGGTCTCGATCGCATCGCCGACCTCCTGCCCCTGCCCCGCGGCCCCATGTCGCGCCGCTTAGGCCTCGCCAGCGTGCGTCGGCTCGACGAGGCGCTCGGGCGCGTCCCCGAGCCGATCGTGCCGGTGGTACCCGAAGAGACACCGATGGCCCGTCGCCGCTTACTTGAACCGATCGGCACCGCAGAAGCCATCGAGCAGGTCATCCGCGATCTGCTGACTGACATGATCCTGCTTCTTCAGGAGAAGGGAGCAGGTGCACGCACGCTGCTGCTGATCCTCGAGCGGATCGACGGCAGCGAGCAGCGCCTCGCCATCGGCACCTCGCGTCCGACACGCGATGCGGCGCATCTCGCGCGGCTCTTCCACCTCAGGATCGAGAAGATCGATCCCGGTGACGGGATCGAGACGATGCGGCTTGCCGCCACTCGCACCGACCCGCTCGGAGCCACCGCGCTTGCAGCAAGCCTTGCAGGTGACGACGCACCACCGGATGTCGCGACGCTGGTCGACCAGATCGCCGGCCGTGTCGGTGACCATGCGCTGTTCACGGCCGCGCCCGTCGAGAGCGACGTGCCCGAGCGTGCGGTTCGTCGTGATGCGCCGCTCGCCGCACCGACCGGTTGGCCGGCATGGCGTCGGCCGGTGCGCCTACTCCGGCGTCCGGAACCAATCGTTGGCGTGCTGGCGCTCCTGCCCGACGCGCCACCCCGCCGCTTCACCTGGCGTGGGCAGGTTCATGCCGTGGTCGCCGGCGACGGCCCCGAACGCATCCACGGCGAGTGGTGGCGTCGCGACGGCGAGATCTGGGCAGTACGCGATTACTTCCGCGTCGAGGACGATACCGGCGCGCGCTTCTGGCTGTTCCGCCGCGGCGACGGTGTCGACGGCGCAACGGGCGACCTCAGCTGGTATCTGCACGGGCTGTTCGGCTGA
- a CDS encoding SOS response-associated peptidase family protein, whose protein sequence is MCNLYNLKVDPRGYFDALAAVDDAANVLAVEKDYAAPGKPGYVVRYEDDQRVLSTMRWGFPTRKPRKRPAREGELPFLYDWWTNARNMQSNMWKPWLLRAEHRCLVPFTRFSEPKAVADRQGPGDTNWWFTVEDQSVPCFAGLWKVDADHDRVYAFCTTEPNPLVAPKHPKAMPVILLAEDQERWLTAPVEEAVTLLTTYPSQLMSVA, encoded by the coding sequence ATGTGCAATCTCTACAATCTCAAGGTCGACCCGCGCGGCTACTTCGATGCGCTCGCCGCGGTTGACGATGCCGCCAATGTACTTGCTGTCGAGAAGGATTATGCCGCACCCGGCAAGCCCGGGTACGTCGTACGATACGAGGACGACCAGCGGGTGCTCAGCACCATGCGCTGGGGGTTCCCGACACGGAAGCCCCGCAAGCGACCGGCGCGTGAGGGCGAACTGCCGTTCCTCTACGACTGGTGGACCAACGCGCGGAACATGCAGAGCAACATGTGGAAGCCGTGGCTGCTGCGTGCCGAGCATCGCTGCCTGGTGCCGTTCACCCGCTTTTCCGAACCCAAGGCGGTCGCGGACAGGCAGGGACCGGGCGACACCAACTGGTGGTTCACTGTCGAGGATCAGTCGGTGCCGTGCTTCGCGGGGCTTTGGAAGGTCGATGCTGATCACGACCGGGTCTACGCCTTCTGCACCACCGAGCCCAATCCGCTGGTCGCGCCAAAGCACCCGAAGGCGATGCCGGTGATCTTGCTGGCGGAGGATCAGGAACGCTGGCTGACAGCGCCGGTCGAAGAGGCGGTGACGCTGCTCACCACCTACCCGTCACAGCTGATGAGCGTCGCCTGA
- a CDS encoding SDR family oxidoreductase, producing the protein MRVFLTGATGFIGSHVIPELLHRGHDVLGLTRSDAGAQQLEAAGAAVHRGDLERPETLASGVAAAEAVIHCAFDHDFQNFVENTRKDERNIAAMGDALVGTNKPILITSGIGIGTPRGGGPATEDVLNPLHANPRIVTELAAAALVARRIDVRTVRLPQVHDTTRAGLITPLIAEARRAGAVAYLGEGKARWAAAHISDVARLYVLALERGEPGARYHASAEEGVDARTIAEAIGEGTGLPICSIANGDIERYFGWMAPFAGLDMTASSAWTQARLEWEPNGPGLLADLAAMDYSELVSG; encoded by the coding sequence ATGCGCGTATTCCTGACCGGTGCGACCGGCTTTATCGGTTCCCATGTCATTCCCGAGCTGCTCCATCGCGGCCACGACGTGCTCGGGCTCACCCGCTCCGACGCAGGCGCGCAGCAGCTCGAGGCTGCCGGCGCCGCGGTTCATCGCGGCGACCTGGAACGACCCGAGACGCTCGCGAGCGGAGTCGCTGCCGCCGAAGCGGTCATCCACTGCGCGTTCGACCATGATTTCCAGAACTTCGTGGAGAATACGAGGAAGGACGAACGCAATATCGCCGCGATGGGCGACGCGCTGGTGGGGACCAACAAGCCGATCCTGATAACTTCGGGCATTGGTATCGGTACGCCGCGGGGCGGCGGGCCCGCGACTGAGGATGTCCTCAATCCGCTCCACGCCAATCCGCGCATCGTGACGGAGCTGGCGGCCGCAGCGCTGGTCGCCCGCCGCATCGACGTGCGCACCGTTCGCCTGCCGCAGGTGCACGACACGACCAGGGCCGGCCTGATCACGCCACTGATCGCAGAGGCCCGCCGTGCCGGGGCGGTGGCGTATCTCGGCGAAGGCAAGGCGCGCTGGGCTGCGGCGCATATCAGCGATGTCGCCAGGCTTTACGTGCTGGCTCTCGAAAGGGGCGAGCCGGGCGCGCGATACCATGCCTCGGCCGAGGAGGGCGTTGATGCACGCACGATTGCCGAGGCTATCGGCGAGGGAACCGGATTGCCGATATGTTCGATCGCAAACGGCGACATCGAGCGCTACTTCGGCTGGATGGCGCCGTTCGCTGGCCTTGATATGACGGCGTCGAGTGCCTGGACGCAGGCCCGGCTGGAATGGGAGCCCAACGGGCCCGGTCTGCTCGCGGACCTAGCCGCAATGGATTATTCGGAGCTCGTGAGCGGGTAA
- a CDS encoding error-prone DNA polymerase encodes MASQTTYVELQVTSHFSFLRGASSPEELFSAAALLGHTALGLTDLGSVAGLVRGWEGQKATGVRMIAGARVRLDDGRMLLLYPTDKPAWSRLTRLLTLGKSRAGKGGCALAWDDVVVWSAGLIAILLPDLPGDVTRSDLGDLHEVFGDRGYCALAFRRRPDDAMRLHDLARQAADAHVATVAVGDILYHASEARLLQDVVTAIREKCTVDTLGYRRERHADRHLKSPQEMERRFAAFPDAIQATAEIARRCTFDLGELSYQYPDERVVEGLTAQQALEQLTQDAVERRFPHGVPQQYRTQIDHELRLIAELEYAPYFLTVNSIVAESRRRGILCQGRGSAANSCVCFMLGITSIDPIKHELLFERFISGERREPPDIDVDFEHERREEIIQWIYDTYGRNHAALTAVVTRYRARGAVREVGKALGLPEDLTKALAGLVWGWSQEGVGEKQVAQLNLNMEDRRLRLALDLARKLIGTPRHLSQHPGGFVLTHDRLDDLVPIEPAAMVDRQVIEWDKDDIDALKFMKVDVLGLGMLGCMNRAFNMLEEIKGIRVGMADLQDDDPDVYTMIQKADTLGTFQIESRAQMSMLPRMKPREFYDLVIEVAIVRPGPIQGDMVHPYLRRREGREKPDYPRPELRAVLEKTLGVPLFQEQAMKVAIVGAGFTPAEADQLRRAMATFKFTGGVSHFFDKLVGGMVERGYPREFAERTFKQIEGFGSYGFPESHAASFAKIAYASCWMKHHHPDVFCAALLNAQPMGFYAPAQVVRDARDHGVEVRPACINASRWHCTLEPGRGRYLAVRLGLRQVRGLANAHGAAIVAARGEAPFGSVEEVWRRAGVPRAAIERLAEADAFHSLGEDRRQGLWKVKGLGDAPLPLFAAADERESLFSPEGLEPDVSLRALSDGREVVEDYRALQLSLRAHPLTFLRQDLTRRGIVRCADLANIKDGRHVEVAGIILVRQKPGSAKGILFLTIEDETGIANGILWPDRFEAQRRTVMSAAMIGMKGRVQKEGQVIHVICDRIIDHGPLLAQVGQMDFPHATGRGDGARHGGSPDRGDAGWKPGPRDSYWPPHSTGMDPEDVVRVKSRDFH; translated from the coding sequence ATGGCTTCCCAGACGACCTATGTCGAACTTCAGGTCACCAGCCATTTCTCCTTCCTGCGCGGCGCCTCCAGCCCGGAGGAGCTGTTCTCAGCAGCGGCACTGCTGGGTCACACCGCACTAGGCCTGACCGATCTCGGCAGCGTCGCCGGACTGGTGCGGGGCTGGGAGGGACAGAAGGCGACCGGCGTGCGGATGATCGCAGGCGCGCGAGTGCGCCTCGACGACGGTCGCATGTTGCTCCTTTACCCCACGGACAAGCCTGCCTGGTCACGCCTCACGAGGCTGCTGACGCTCGGCAAGTCCCGCGCCGGCAAGGGCGGCTGTGCGCTGGCATGGGACGATGTCGTCGTCTGGAGCGCAGGGCTGATCGCCATCCTGCTGCCCGACCTGCCGGGCGACGTCACGCGTAGCGACCTCGGCGACTTGCACGAGGTATTTGGCGACCGCGGCTATTGCGCGCTCGCGTTCCGCCGTCGGCCTGACGATGCCATGCGTCTGCACGATCTCGCCCGGCAGGCTGCCGATGCTCATGTCGCGACCGTAGCCGTTGGCGACATCCTCTATCACGCGTCAGAGGCGCGCCTGCTACAGGACGTGGTCACCGCGATCCGCGAAAAGTGCACCGTCGACACCCTGGGCTACCGCCGCGAACGGCATGCCGACCGACATTTGAAGTCACCGCAAGAGATGGAGCGCCGCTTCGCAGCCTTCCCCGACGCGATCCAGGCGACCGCCGAGATAGCGCGGCGCTGCACCTTCGATCTTGGCGAGCTGAGCTACCAATATCCTGACGAGCGCGTGGTCGAAGGGCTGACGGCGCAACAGGCGCTGGAGCAGCTCACGCAGGATGCTGTTGAACGCCGCTTCCCTCACGGCGTGCCGCAGCAATACCGCACACAGATCGATCACGAGCTGCGGCTGATCGCCGAGCTGGAATACGCGCCTTACTTCCTGACCGTGAACAGCATCGTCGCCGAGAGCCGGCGCCGCGGCATCCTGTGCCAGGGGCGCGGCTCGGCAGCGAACAGCTGTGTCTGCTTCATGCTCGGGATCACCTCGATCGACCCGATCAAGCACGAGCTATTGTTCGAACGCTTCATCTCGGGCGAGCGCCGTGAGCCGCCCGACATCGACGTCGACTTCGAGCACGAGCGACGGGAGGAGATCATCCAGTGGATCTACGACACCTACGGCCGCAACCATGCCGCGCTGACCGCGGTCGTGACCCGCTACCGTGCTCGCGGAGCCGTACGTGAGGTCGGCAAGGCGTTGGGTCTGCCCGAGGATCTCACCAAGGCACTCGCCGGACTGGTATGGGGCTGGAGCCAGGAGGGCGTCGGCGAGAAGCAGGTCGCCCAGCTCAACCTCAACATGGAGGACCGCCGGCTGCGGCTGGCGCTGGACCTCGCTCGTAAGCTGATCGGCACCCCCCGCCACCTGTCGCAGCATCCCGGCGGTTTCGTGCTGACGCACGACCGGCTTGACGATCTGGTGCCTATCGAACCCGCCGCGATGGTCGACCGGCAGGTCATCGAGTGGGACAAGGATGACATCGATGCTCTAAAGTTCATGAAGGTCGACGTGCTCGGCCTCGGCATGCTCGGCTGCATGAACCGCGCCTTCAACATGCTGGAGGAGATCAAGGGCATCCGGGTCGGCATGGCCGACCTGCAGGACGACGATCCCGACGTCTACACCATGATCCAGAAGGCTGACACGCTCGGCACCTTCCAGATCGAATCCCGCGCGCAGATGTCGATGCTGCCGCGGATGAAGCCGCGCGAGTTCTACGACCTCGTCATCGAGGTGGCGATCGTCCGACCCGGACCGATCCAGGGTGACATGGTCCACCCCTATCTGCGCCGTCGCGAAGGGCGAGAAAAGCCGGACTATCCTCGTCCTGAGCTGCGTGCCGTCCTCGAGAAGACACTCGGCGTGCCGCTCTTCCAGGAGCAGGCAATGAAGGTCGCGATCGTCGGTGCCGGCTTCACGCCCGCCGAGGCGGACCAGCTCCGGCGGGCCATGGCGACGTTCAAGTTCACGGGCGGCGTCAGCCACTTCTTCGACAAGCTGGTCGGCGGCATGGTCGAGCGCGGCTATCCGCGTGAGTTCGCCGAGCGCACCTTCAAGCAGATCGAGGGCTTCGGCTCCTACGGCTTTCCGGAGAGCCACGCCGCCAGCTTCGCCAAGATCGCCTACGCCAGCTGCTGGATGAAGCATCATCATCCCGATGTGTTCTGCGCTGCATTGCTCAACGCTCAGCCGATGGGGTTCTATGCACCGGCGCAGGTTGTTCGGGATGCGCGCGATCATGGTGTCGAGGTGCGACCTGCATGCATCAACGCCAGCCGCTGGCACTGCACGCTGGAGCCGGGCCGCGGACGGTACCTAGCAGTCCGGTTGGGGCTTCGGCAGGTGCGGGGGCTGGCCAACGCGCACGGCGCCGCGATTGTAGCGGCACGCGGTGAGGCGCCGTTCGGGTCGGTGGAGGAGGTGTGGCGCCGTGCCGGCGTACCTCGTGCGGCAATCGAGAGATTGGCCGAGGCGGACGCCTTCCATAGTCTAGGCGAAGATCGGCGTCAGGGATTGTGGAAGGTCAAGGGTCTGGGCGACGCTCCCCTGCCCCTCTTCGCCGCCGCGGACGAGCGGGAGTCGCTGTTCAGCCCGGAGGGGCTGGAGCCGGATGTCAGCCTGCGTGCGCTGTCGGACGGGCGGGAGGTCGTGGAAGACTATCGTGCGCTGCAGCTTTCACTGCGTGCCCACCCACTCACCTTCCTGCGGCAGGACCTGACACGCCGTGGCATTGTGCGATGCGCCGATCTCGCGAACATCAAGGACGGACGCCATGTCGAAGTGGCCGGGATCATCCTCGTTCGCCAGAAGCCAGGATCGGCCAAGGGCATCCTCTTCCTGACCATCGAAGACGAGACAGGGATTGCCAATGGCATCCTCTGGCCCGACCGTTTCGAGGCGCAGCGCCGCACCGTCATGTCGGCAGCGATGATTGGGATGAAGGGTCGTGTGCAGAAGGAGGGTCAGGTAATCCATGTCATCTGCGACCGGATCATCGATCACGGACCGTTGCTCGCACAGGTCGGGCAGATGGACTTCCCGCACGCGACCGGGCGAGGTGACGGCGCGCGGCATGGCGGCTCACCCGACCGCGGCGATGCCGGTTGGAAGCCGGGGCCGCGCGACAGCTACTGGCCGCCGCACAGCACAGGTATGGATCCGGAGGATGTCGTGCGGGTGAAGTCGCGCGACTTCCACTGA
- a CDS encoding DUF1993 domain-containing protein, giving the protein MMPSLYEITVPIFTRALRNLDHLLAKAGTSGVSEQDLLGARMAPDMLPLTKQVQIACDTAKLAVTRVAQTEPLPMADDEKSIAELRDRIARTIAYIENAEPTAFDGREAAEVILKLPNTQMTFTGQSLITDFSLPNFFFHVTTAYGLLRMKGVAIGKMDYLAGDRVGS; this is encoded by the coding sequence ATGATGCCTAGCCTTTACGAGATCACCGTCCCGATCTTCACGCGCGCACTACGCAATCTGGATCACCTCCTCGCCAAGGCGGGCACCAGCGGCGTGAGCGAGCAGGACCTGCTCGGCGCTCGGATGGCACCGGATATGCTGCCGTTGACCAAGCAGGTGCAGATCGCCTGCGATACGGCCAAGCTGGCCGTGACGCGCGTCGCGCAGACCGAACCGCTTCCGATGGCGGATGATGAGAAGAGCATCGCCGAGCTGCGCGATCGGATCGCCCGCACGATCGCCTACATTGAGAACGCCGAGCCGACAGCGTTCGACGGCAGGGAAGCGGCCGAAGTTATTCTCAAGCTACCCAACACGCAGATGACGTTCACCGGCCAGAGCCTGATCACCGATTTCAGCCTCCCGAACTTCTTCTTCCACGTAACGACGGCCTATGGACTGCTGCGGATGAAGGGCGTGGCGATCGGCAAGATGGACTATCTCGCCGGCGATCGGGTGGGCAGCTGA
- a CDS encoding protein ImuA: protein MSTNLQRHDALALLRESMGEVRGGETAVLPFGIDALDDRLAEGGLVLGGLHEVSAATPTLTDDAAATLFSVGIAARAAAGSGHRVLWALTRFDLYAPGLEQAGLDPATLLFVEAKDDKDVLAVMEDGLRHGGLAAVVGEVKRADMVATRRLQLAAMSGGTPALLARRWRKAGVSPLNELSAAMTRWRIACAPSDRLPAPGVGRARWTVELARQRGGPPFTLELEACDDTGRLALPAAPRHRAIAPVRATARAA, encoded by the coding sequence ATGTCCACTAACCTCCAGCGCCACGATGCCCTGGCCCTCCTTCGCGAGAGCATGGGCGAGGTGCGTGGGGGTGAGACGGCCGTCCTCCCGTTCGGGATCGATGCTCTGGACGATCGACTCGCAGAGGGTGGTTTGGTGCTTGGCGGACTACACGAGGTCTCCGCTGCGACGCCGACACTGACCGATGATGCCGCAGCCACGCTCTTCTCCGTCGGCATCGCTGCCCGGGCAGCAGCGGGCAGCGGCCACCGTGTGCTGTGGGCCCTTACCCGCTTCGACCTCTATGCGCCGGGACTGGAGCAGGCGGGTCTCGATCCCGCCACGCTGCTTTTCGTCGAGGCCAAGGACGACAAAGACGTCCTCGCGGTCATGGAGGACGGGCTACGTCATGGTGGGCTCGCCGCAGTGGTCGGCGAGGTGAAGCGCGCCGACATGGTCGCAACCCGCCGTCTGCAACTTGCCGCGATGAGCGGCGGCACCCCTGCCCTGCTGGCGCGCCGCTGGCGCAAGGCGGGCGTCAGCCCGCTCAATGAACTCTCCGCTGCGATGACGCGGTGGCGCATCGCCTGCGCGCCGTCCGATCGGCTGCCCGCACCGGGTGTCGGCCGGGCGCGCTGGACCGTCGAGCTCGCGCGTCAACGCGGCGGACCCCCTTTCACCCTGGAACTGGAGGCGTGTGATGACACGGGTCGCCTCGCTCTACCTGCCGCACCTCGCCATCGAGCGATTGCGCCGGTTAGAGCGACCGCGCGCGCTGCCTGA
- a CDS encoding MFS transporter produces MLASSLAFIDGSVTNVALPSIAQDLGGSPANLPWIINAYLLPLSALLLMGGAAGDHFGRRRMLIAGIVVFALASTGCALAPDLTTLLASRAVQGVGAAILMPNSLGILGSSFEGEARGRAVGTWAAAGAIASAVGPPLGGWLVDVVGWRAIFFLNLPVAVAAIVVAWRYVAESERQVQPLDWPGAMLATAALGSLIWALTHWSGQHSASPQTWAGLGGGMLLLLLFLWNEHRSGEGAMMPLTLFASRPFVGLTLLTLMLYGALGGLLVLLPYLLIVGGHYTPTQAGLALLPFSIVIGTTSRLAGRLSEKIGPRWPLTLGPIVTGAGFALLLRADPSASYWSSVLPGMAVIALGMAGAVAPLTTAVLSSVDDRHTGTASGFNSAIARTGGLIATALAGAVMAVPAAQVTGLFHIAAIVAASFAVAAGVIAFLTLPA; encoded by the coding sequence ATGCTGGCCTCAAGCCTCGCCTTCATCGACGGGTCGGTGACGAACGTGGCGTTGCCGTCGATCGCACAGGATCTCGGCGGCAGCCCGGCGAACCTGCCGTGGATCATCAACGCCTACCTCCTCCCGTTGTCGGCCCTGCTCCTGATGGGCGGTGCGGCGGGGGATCATTTCGGGCGTCGGCGCATGCTGATCGCCGGCATCGTGGTGTTCGCGCTTGCCTCGACGGGCTGCGCGCTGGCCCCCGACCTGACAACCCTGCTCGCGTCGCGTGCGGTGCAAGGAGTCGGCGCCGCCATTCTGATGCCGAACAGCCTAGGCATCCTGGGCAGTTCGTTCGAGGGTGAAGCCCGGGGGCGGGCGGTTGGCACCTGGGCGGCGGCCGGCGCGATCGCCAGTGCAGTGGGGCCGCCGCTTGGCGGATGGCTGGTCGATGTGGTCGGTTGGCGCGCGATTTTCTTCCTCAATCTGCCCGTGGCCGTCGCCGCGATCGTCGTCGCGTGGCGTTACGTCGCGGAAAGCGAACGGCAGGTGCAGCCGCTGGACTGGCCGGGAGCGATGCTTGCAACCGCAGCGCTCGGCAGCCTGATTTGGGCGCTGACCCACTGGTCCGGCCAGCACAGCGCCTCACCGCAGACATGGGCCGGCCTTGGCGGCGGTATGCTGCTGCTGCTCCTGTTCCTCTGGAACGAGCACCGCAGCGGCGAGGGCGCGATGATGCCCCTCACCTTGTTTGCCTCGCGTCCCTTCGTTGGTCTGACCCTGCTGACCCTGATGCTGTATGGCGCATTGGGTGGGCTGCTCGTGCTGCTGCCGTATCTGCTGATCGTCGGCGGTCACTATACGCCAACGCAGGCCGGGCTGGCTCTCCTCCCCTTCTCAATCGTGATCGGCACGACCTCGCGCCTCGCCGGTCGGTTGAGCGAGAAGATCGGCCCGCGTTGGCCGCTGACGCTGGGGCCGATCGTGACCGGAGCGGGTTTCGCCCTGCTCCTCCGTGCCGATCCGTCGGCGAGTTACTGGAGCAGCGTCCTGCCGGGGATGGCAGTCATCGCACTAGGGATGGCAGGGGCGGTAGCGCCGCTCACCACCGCTGTGCTCTCGTCGGTGGATGACCGGCATACCGGCACCGCATCGGGCTTCAACAGTGCCATCGCGCGCACCGGCGGACTGATCGCAACGGCGCTCGCGGGTGCCGTCATGGCGGTTCCTGCCGCCCAAGTCACCGGCCTGTTTCACATCGCCGCCATTGTAGCCGCCAGTTTCGCCGTCGCTGCCGGGGTGATCGCCTTCCTGACCCTGCCCGCCTGA
- a CDS encoding helix-turn-helix transcriptional regulator produces the protein MASDARNPLGTYLRDRRTRLDPAAFGFTSGRRRTPGLRREEVASRANISPTWYTWIEQGRGGAPSADVLDRIAKGLMLTEPEREHIYMLGLGRPPEARYQPVDGITSRLQRVLDGMALSPAIIKTAMWDVVGWNRAAAVLLTDYGKLPREGRNILRLMFGSDHVRSRNADFDSIARFVVGAFRADVARAGASTSAEVTKLVMELSRLSPEFEALWQDNDVIAHGEGLKRIHHPDAGLLAMEFSSFAVEGRPELGMIIYNPATADDAERLRVLLDEHQS, from the coding sequence ATGGCCAGCGACGCTCGCAATCCGCTTGGAACATACCTGCGCGACCGCCGCACCCGGTTGGACCCGGCAGCGTTCGGGTTCACCAGCGGAAGGCGGCGCACACCCGGCCTGCGCCGCGAAGAGGTGGCGAGCCGCGCTAACATTAGCCCCACCTGGTACACTTGGATCGAGCAGGGCCGAGGCGGCGCGCCGTCCGCAGACGTCCTCGACCGCATCGCCAAGGGCCTGATGCTGACCGAGCCGGAGCGCGAGCACATCTACATGCTGGGCCTCGGACGGCCGCCGGAGGCACGGTATCAGCCGGTCGACGGCATTACCTCCCGCCTGCAACGGGTACTCGACGGGATGGCTCTCAGCCCGGCGATCATCAAGACCGCGATGTGGGACGTCGTCGGCTGGAACCGCGCGGCTGCGGTGCTGCTAACCGACTATGGCAAGCTGCCGCGCGAGGGGCGTAACATCCTACGCCTGATGTTCGGCAGCGACCATGTCCGCTCTCGCAATGCGGATTTCGACAGCATCGCCCGCTTCGTCGTCGGTGCCTTCCGCGCCGACGTAGCGCGCGCTGGCGCCAGCACCAGCGCCGAGGTGACAAAGCTTGTCATGGAGTTATCCCGGCTTAGCCCGGAATTCGAGGCACTCTGGCAGGACAACGACGTGATCGCTCATGGCGAGGGGTTGAAGCGAATTCACCATCCCGACGCGGGGCTGCTGGCGATGGAGTTTTCCTCATTTGCCGTCGAAGGGAGACCCGAACTCGGGATGATCATCTACAACCCCGCCACAGCTGACGATGCCGAGCGGCTGCGGGTGCTGCTGGATGAACATCAGAGCTGA